A stretch of DNA from Methylomicrobium lacus LW14:
TGCTGAGGTTTTGAGTGGACACAACATTTTTGCGAGAAAATACAATCGGTTAAAACATAGACTCGAAGGCGCTAAGATCGTTGTCACAAAATCCAAAAAGTTGCCATATAACACAGACTCTTCGGTAGTGCTCATCGATGGCGGCAGTTTCGAAGTGGGTTGGGCGGCCGTCAACGATACCGGCTCTGCCTTTGAGCGGAAAGCCTCGGCGAGGTTTTTTCCCGCCAAGAAAAAATAATCCATAAACGCCTTGCAGATTATCGAGAGAGGGCGCGGCGGAACGCCCTTGTCTAGCATAGATAACGTTATGCTCAGATTCTGCTTATTTTCATGGCAATGGAATTCCAGGGATGACTGGCCAAAAAGATCCGAATCAAGAAAATCGCTAAACCGGTTAAGCTTATCAAGGATAATCAGCGCCGTCGGTTGCGATGTTGGATGACGGCAGTTTTACCGTGCTCTGGACGCAAGGCGATTACGATGATGGGAGTTTATCGGCAACGGCCAGATTCGTTCCGGGTAAAAAGAAAAATGTAGGAGATCAGCAAAAGAGAGCCAATAATGATTGAACAAAAAGATCCGAACCGTATGATCCGCTGCGACATGCAGCCCGGTTTTTTCGAATGGATGCGCGATCATCCGGTCAGTCTGGCGGTGACGACCTATCAGGCCGGAAAACTGCTGTTTCTCGGCTGGAACGGCAACACGGTATCGTTGCATGCCAAAAATTTCAGCAAGGCCATGGGCCTGGATGTGTCGGAGGACGGCAGTCTGGCACTGGCGACGCGGGATGAAATCCGTTTGTTTCGGAACGATCACTTGCTGGCGCCGGATTGCAATCCGAACAAACCCGGTTACTATGATGCGCTGTTTTTGCCGCGCGTCAGTTATTTTACCGGCAACCTGTTTGCGCACGATCTGGCTTTCGTCAAGGATGAAATCTGGTTTGTGAATACCCGTTTTTCCTGCCTGGCGACGGCCAGCGGCGCTCACGGTTTCGAGCCGCGTTGGCACAAAAATCGGCTTTGGCTGTTGAATTCGGGGTAGGGGGAACTGCTGATGCTGAAATTACGGGGGCAGGCGGAGACCGTTTGCAAGCTGCCCGCTTATTTGAGGGGATTGGCGTTTTTTGACGATTGCGATCGTCGGCTTGTGCAAGATTCGTGAGAAGAAAACATTCGGCGGCATGCCGGTCGAGGAGCGGGTCGGCCAATTAGTGTGCGGTATCGCGATCGTCGATTTGGTTCGCCGGGAGTGTGTCGGCATCTTCGAATTTACCGACGGCGTCGATGAAATTTACGATATCCGCGTTCTGGACGGCATCCGGCAGCCTAACTTGTTTCTTTGGGATGAAGATCCGGCAGAAGAGGCCATTACCGCTCCGGAATTCTCTTATTGGGTTCGCGAAGAATCGGCTCCGGCCGTTGCCGCGGCAGACGCGTAAACAAAAGTCCGGGCATGTTTTATATGCCCGGACTGCACGGCTGATCTGATCAAGCCAAACTCTTCACCGCCACTTCATACACATCCTTCGAAATCGCCGGGGTCGAAATGATCCGTTCCAGTTGCGCTTTCATCAATCCCTGCCGCTTCTCGTCATAACGCCGCCAGGAGGTCAGCGCACCGACCATGCGCGAGGCGACCTGCGGGTTCAGGCTGTTCAGTTCAATAATTCGGTCGGCGAGGAATTGATAACCCTGGCCGCTGGCGGCATGGAAGTGCAGCGGATTCGATTGCGAGAAGGCGCCGATCAAGGATCTGACCCGGTTCGGATTCTTGATGTCGAAGGCCGGATGGTCGAGCAGGTCGAGCACCTTGGCGTAAGTGCCCGGCAGCGGACTGGTCGCCTGGGTCGTGAACCATTTGTCGATGACCAGCGCCTCGTGCCGCCATTGATGGTAAAAACTGTCCAGGCATTGCTGGCTGGCCGGATGCGGATGGTCCACGATCACGGTCAGCGCGGACAGTTGGTCGGTCATGTTCTTCGCGTTGTTGAATTGCTGCAACGACCAATGCTGCACCCAGTCCGCATCGAGCC
This window harbors:
- a CDS encoding DUF4915 domain-containing protein — encoded protein: MIEQKDPNRMIRCDMQPGFFEWMRDHPVSLAVTTYQAGKLLFLGWNGNTVSLHAKNFSKAMGLDVSEDGSLALATRDEIRLFRNDHLLAPDCNPNKPGYYDALFLPRVSYFTGNLFAHDLAFVKDEIWFVNTRFSCLATASGAHGFEPRWHKNRLWLLNSG
- a CDS encoding DUF4915 domain-containing protein, which encodes MTIAIVGLCKIREKKTFGGMPVEERVGQLVCGIAIVDLVRRECVGIFEFTDGVDEIYDIRVLDGIRQPNLFLWDEDPAEEAITAPEFSYWVREESAPAVAAADA